A single genomic interval of Gossypium raimondii isolate GPD5lz chromosome 11, ASM2569854v1, whole genome shotgun sequence harbors:
- the LOC105784855 gene encoding uncharacterized protein LOC105784855, whose product MDQRLERLEQMKKDIQDKMQEQLDKIQQDALESQRIMSQLAQLLADKGKSPAINSRVDQEDPVYPPGFTLTSTQAQLEMCPQRAPVTIGPQYQADASDQCRWLEEKFRAMENADYQCGVDAKDLSLVPDLVLPPKFKMPEFEKYKGTSCPEVHITMFCRRMTGYVNNDQLLIHCFQDSLIGFAAKWYNQLSRAKVSSWRDLAQAFMKQYSHMTDITPDRIMLQNMEKKQNESFR is encoded by the exons ATGGATCAGAGGTTAGAAAGGCtggaacaaatgaaaaaggatatcCAAGACAAGATGCAAGAACAAttggataaaatccaacaagacGCGCTAGAATCCCAAAGAATCATGAGCCAACTGGCACAATTATTAGCTGATAAAGGAAAGAGCCCTGCAATTAATTCAAGAGTTGATCAGGAGGACCCTGTTTATCCTCCAGGTTTTACCCTGACAAGCACTCAGGCACAGCTAGAGATGTGCCCCCAAAGAGCACCTGTGACTATTGGACCTCAATATCAGGCCGACGCCTCG GACCAGTGTAGATGGCTAGAGGAGAAATTTAGAGCCATGGAGAACGCCGACTACCAATGTGGAGTTGACGCCAAAGATTTAAGTTTGGTTCCTGATTTAGTGCTCCCTCCTAAATTCAAGATGCCGGAGTTTGAAAAGTACAAAGGGACCAGTTGTCCTGAAGTTCATATAACTATGTTTTGTCGAAGAATGACGGGATATGTCAACAATGATCAACTGTTAATCCATTGCTTCCAGGACAGTTTGATCGGGTTTGCAGCCAAGTGGTACAACCAGCTGAGTCGTGCTAAAGTTAGTTCATGGAGAGACTTGGCGCAAGCCTTTATGAAGCAATACAGTCATATGACAGATATAACACCCGACAGAATTATGTTacagaacatggaaaagaaacaaaacgaGAGTTTCAGGTAA